A genomic stretch from Terriglobus sp. RCC_193 includes:
- a CDS encoding ChbG/HpnK family deacetylase — translation MQPLHCPVMSSIRNSERRLIVNADDFALTEGVNRAIGELSEAGALRSCTLMAAGDAFKHAVRTTKDYKNLRVGCHVVLVDGSCVAPAETVRALQDGNEGQLRSSLPAFIADLQRGKIPEAQIEAEAVAQIRRLQDAGVTVTHVDSHKHTHLFPRVARPLMRAAMQCGVPAIRNPFEQAWSAGLTRGPLLRKLEVAALRNFSSMFQKLLRASGLKTTAGSIGVSATGTLDGANLERLLNGMPEGTWELVCHPGYNDAALGAVRTRLREERDVERNALLAQIPAAVREGRFELIGFDEL, via the coding sequence ATGCAGCCGTTACACTGCCCCGTGATGTCCTCCATAAGAAACTCCGAACGGCGTCTGATCGTAAATGCAGACGATTTTGCCCTTACCGAAGGGGTCAATCGTGCCATTGGAGAGCTTTCTGAAGCTGGCGCACTGCGCTCCTGCACCCTGATGGCTGCCGGGGACGCCTTTAAACACGCTGTTCGTACTACTAAGGATTACAAAAACCTGCGTGTGGGTTGCCACGTCGTATTGGTTGATGGCTCCTGCGTGGCGCCGGCGGAGACAGTACGGGCTCTCCAGGACGGAAATGAAGGGCAACTGCGAAGCTCTCTGCCCGCCTTTATTGCCGATCTGCAGCGCGGGAAGATCCCGGAGGCACAGATTGAAGCCGAGGCTGTCGCCCAGATTCGGCGGTTGCAGGACGCGGGAGTGACCGTTACCCATGTGGACAGCCATAAACATACGCATCTGTTTCCCCGCGTGGCACGTCCGTTGATGCGGGCCGCCATGCAGTGCGGGGTTCCGGCGATTCGGAACCCGTTTGAGCAGGCGTGGTCTGCCGGGCTGACGCGTGGGCCGCTGCTGCGCAAGCTGGAGGTTGCGGCTCTGCGTAACTTCAGCAGTATGTTTCAGAAGTTGTTGCGGGCTTCGGGGTTGAAGACGACGGCGGGTTCGATTGGCGTTTCGGCTACGGGGACTCTTGATGGCGCGAACCTGGAACGGCTCCTGAATGGAATGCCAGAGGGCACCTGGGAGCTGGTGTGTCATCCCGGCTACAACGACGCCGCGCTGGGCGCTGTTCGTACGCGGCTGCGTGAGGAACGCGACGTGGAACGGAATGCCCTGCTGGCACAGATCCCTGCCGCTGTACGCGAGGGCAGGTTTGAGCTGATTGGATTCGACGAGCTTTAA